In Bicyclus anynana chromosome 22, ilBicAnyn1.1, whole genome shotgun sequence, the following proteins share a genomic window:
- the LOC112043831 gene encoding uncharacterized protein LOC112043831 isoform X1, with product MDSGSNTSGRQSRLLRRLLGKLRGEHRYSTLDKRFSFSSTGMSESIGCGSANEEEDCEAPRPGVSTVTIDDAQFAANIDLRYGGQYLTPEQLPEFCNQLHHLVEVIRNIQSYAKVTGEYPSELERRLEREAREVAALASEARNAREAASRARLQRRALRAQKAQLLAHLAKLRDSEVRELESSVRVSDRKLFKSWEALRDSTDPAAFEPLLEEIRNKQTALECLLRLIESRRASVSAPALPPLPALSNDDDSSVQLGCVRKRQDNRRSNKRKRKEASREPRSVPLSGETSRDTPHQVTLVVQGGSAGVVSAPPARAQRASVRDILFFTTD from the exons ATGGACAGTGGCAGCAACACGTCCGGGCGCCAGTCGCGCTTGCTCAGGAGACTGCTCGGCAAACTGCGCGGCGAACATCGCTACTCGACACTCGACAAGAGATTCTCCTTTTCTTCTACCGG CATGAGTGAAAGCATCGGCTGCGGCAGTGCTAACGAGGAAGAGGACTGTGAGGCGCCCCGGCCCGGCGTCTCCACTGTCACGATAGACGATGCGCAGTTTGCGGCTAACATCGACCTCAG ATATGGCGGACAGTACCTCACTCCGGAACAGTTGCCCGAGTTCTGCAACCAGTTGCATCACTTGGTGGAGGTGATCAGGAACATACAGTCCTACGCCAAGGTCACCGGAGAGTATCCCAG TGAACTAGAGCGTCGCTTAGAGCGCGAGGCCCGTGAGGTGGCCGCGCTCGCAAGCGAAGCCCGCAACGCTCGGGAAGCGGCGTCGCGAGCGCGCTTACAACGGCGAGCGTTGCGCGCTCAGAAGGCTCAACTCCTCGCTCATCTTGCTAAGCTGAGAGACTCGG AAGTGCGAGAGCTGGAGAGTTCGGTGCGTGTGTCGGACCGCAAGCTGTTCAAGAGTTGGGAGGCGCTGCGTGACTCCACCGACCCGGCCGCTTTCGAACCGCTGCTGGAGGAGATTCGG AACAAACAAACAGCCCTAGAGTGTCTTCTCCGCCTGATAGAGAGCCGTCGAGCCAGTGTGTCGGCCCCCGCTCTGCCCCCACTGCCCGCTTTGTCGAACGATGATGACA GTTCGGTTCAACTAGGGTGCGTGCGTAAGCGACAGGACAACCGTCGCTCAAACAAGCGCAAGCGAAAGGAAGCTTCTAGAGAACCGCGCTCAGTGCCGTTGTCTGGTGAAACGAGCAGAGATACCCCTCATCAG GTGACGTTGGTCGTGCAAGGCGGCAGTGCGGGCGTGGTGAGCGCACCGCCCGCGCGTGCGCAGCGCGCCAGTGTACGCGACATCTTGTTCTTTACCACCGACTGA
- the LOC112043834 gene encoding protein jagunal has translation MASRGIMVTGTNGADFEHREKIAAQYQISALNKSRLKYCVFFHHMLFLVMLAKLSADILDKLDIFILEIEELQIPQPLWWEYLWGLSLVLSFLGLSAIKRNNIRYMRHYLYGITALGLGPLLYCVVYYCGDVYKYLTADEDEDEDEIQLWQGYPYGLLWYAFVLLASQVHFFQLYFGYNLLKAWRARGTYRKTD, from the exons atggcGTCGAGAGGTATTATGGTTACGGGTACAAATGGTGCAGATTTTGAACATAGAGAGAAAATAGCAGCCCAGTATCAAATAAG TGCACTGAACAAGTCCAGACTGAAATACTGTGTGTTCTTCCACCACATGCTGTTCCTGGTGATGCTGGCTAAGCTCTCGGCAGACATCCTCGACAAACTCGACATATTTATACTGGAGATTGAGGAGTTGCAGATACCACAA CCCCTCTGGTGGGAGTACCTGTGGGGCCTGTCGCTGGTGCTGTCGTTCCTGGGGTTATCAGCCATCAAGCGCAACAACATCCGCTACATGCGCCACTACTTGTACGGCATCACCGCGCTGGGCCTGGGGCCGCTGCTGTACTGCGTCGTGTACTACTGTGGGGACGTGTACAAGTACCTCACCGCCGACGAGGACGAGGACGAAGACGAGATACAGCTCTGGCAG GGCTATCCATACGGCCTGCTGTGGTACGCCTTCGTACTGCTGGCCTCCCAGGTCCACTTCTTCCAGCTCTACTTTGGCTACAACCTGCTGAAGGCGTGGCGAGCGAGGGGCACGTACAGGAAAACGGACTAA
- the LOC112043832 gene encoding LOW QUALITY PROTEIN: microtubule-associated protein Jupiter (The sequence of the model RefSeq protein was modified relative to this genomic sequence to represent the inferred CDS: deleted 1 base in 1 codon) — protein sequence MTSTSFNVGINDGTRLSSRVLRPPGGGHTDIFGGEPEPPRAGGRRPAPAALANMAHGMCRDMYNDGTRLSSRVLRPPGGGHTDIFGGEPEPPRAGGRRPAPAALANMAHGQGELPAKPTNGADAPSQNGQASEPATPQVTPQVTPQVTPEVTPTSPPTIEVKNDIPKAVTPTEPSKPDAPKRVRVPPGGFSSGLW from the exons ATGACTTCCACATCGTTCAACGTTGGCATCAACGACGGCACGCGGCTGTCGAGCCGGGTGCTGCGCCCCCCGGGCGGCGGACACACCGACATCTTCGGCGGGGAGCCCGAGCCGCCGCGCGCGGGCGGGCGCCGCCCCGCGCCTGCCGCCCTCGCCAACATGGCGCACGGTATGTG CAGAGATATGTACAACGACGGCACGCGGCTGTCGAGCCGGGTGCTGCGCCCCCCGGGCGGCGGACACACCGACATCTTCGGCGGGGAGCCCGAGCCGCCGCGCGCGGGCGGGCGCCGCCCCGCGCCTGCCGCCCTCGCCAACATGGCGCACG GTCAAGGGGAACTGCCGGCGAAGCCTACAAACGGCGCCGACGCCCCGAGCCAAAACGGACAGGCCAGTGAACCGGCCACCCCTCAAGTGACCCCTCAAGTAACCCCTCAAGTAACCCCTGAAGTTACCCCTACTTCTCCTCCAACAATCGAAGTGAAAAATGATATCCCCAAAGCCGTCACCCCTACAGAACCCTCGAAGCCTGATGCCCCTAAACGCGTGAGAGTACCCCCGGGTGGATTTTCCTCAGGACTCTGGTAA
- the LOC112043831 gene encoding uncharacterized protein LOC112043831 isoform X2, whose translation MDSGSNTSGRQSRLLRRLLGKLRGEHRYSTLDKRFSFSSTGMSESIGCGSANEEEDCEAPRPGVSTVTIDDAQFAANIDLSELERRLEREAREVAALASEARNAREAASRARLQRRALRAQKAQLLAHLAKLRDSEVRELESSVRVSDRKLFKSWEALRDSTDPAAFEPLLEEIRNKQTALECLLRLIESRRASVSAPALPPLPALSNDDDSSVQLGCVRKRQDNRRSNKRKRKEASREPRSVPLSGETSRDTPHQVTLVVQGGSAGVVSAPPARAQRASVRDILFFTTD comes from the exons ATGGACAGTGGCAGCAACACGTCCGGGCGCCAGTCGCGCTTGCTCAGGAGACTGCTCGGCAAACTGCGCGGCGAACATCGCTACTCGACACTCGACAAGAGATTCTCCTTTTCTTCTACCGG CATGAGTGAAAGCATCGGCTGCGGCAGTGCTAACGAGGAAGAGGACTGTGAGGCGCCCCGGCCCGGCGTCTCCACTGTCACGATAGACGATGCGCAGTTTGCGGCTAACATCGACCTCAG TGAACTAGAGCGTCGCTTAGAGCGCGAGGCCCGTGAGGTGGCCGCGCTCGCAAGCGAAGCCCGCAACGCTCGGGAAGCGGCGTCGCGAGCGCGCTTACAACGGCGAGCGTTGCGCGCTCAGAAGGCTCAACTCCTCGCTCATCTTGCTAAGCTGAGAGACTCGG AAGTGCGAGAGCTGGAGAGTTCGGTGCGTGTGTCGGACCGCAAGCTGTTCAAGAGTTGGGAGGCGCTGCGTGACTCCACCGACCCGGCCGCTTTCGAACCGCTGCTGGAGGAGATTCGG AACAAACAAACAGCCCTAGAGTGTCTTCTCCGCCTGATAGAGAGCCGTCGAGCCAGTGTGTCGGCCCCCGCTCTGCCCCCACTGCCCGCTTTGTCGAACGATGATGACA GTTCGGTTCAACTAGGGTGCGTGCGTAAGCGACAGGACAACCGTCGCTCAAACAAGCGCAAGCGAAAGGAAGCTTCTAGAGAACCGCGCTCAGTGCCGTTGTCTGGTGAAACGAGCAGAGATACCCCTCATCAG GTGACGTTGGTCGTGCAAGGCGGCAGTGCGGGCGTGGTGAGCGCACCGCCCGCGCGTGCGCAGCGCGCCAGTGTACGCGACATCTTGTTCTTTACCACCGACTGA